GATACACAAAAGGCTATAAAGTGGTCCCAGTCGAAAACAACGGTCTACCGTCCCCGCATTTCAATTGCAGACAGAAGAAGTAACCCAGAGACGATTGCCACATTTAAATGTCTCTGAATTGAAAGAAAGGAGTGAAGAAAAATGCTATGAGGGCTTACACTCTATGCATGCCAAGGAGTTCACCACACTCAGACAAACTTGTGTTGACCGAAGCTCATATGCAGCGGCCAGTTAATTCATGATCCCATCGCCGACCTGGGCCACTTCGCATTCTTCAGAGTCGGCAATCAAATTTTGACTGCCTCTCCCATGAAACAAAAATTTTGCCGCTGGACAAACATATTTCTCGCAAGGGTTGACGCCAGAGCCATCGTTCAGGATTATGACCCCTTATGACTGGATATCATAGATCATCGAAACTCCGCTAGGTAAGCTTAGCTGTGAAATGAAATCCGTAGGAATGTCGCAAAGATACATAAGCATCCCACAGATAGCGTCCTTACGGCTTGCAATCAATACACGCTTGCCTGTCTCAACAGCATCGGGGATAAAGTTTTGCTTAAGATAAGGTACAATCCTCTACATGCAGCAACCTACACCCCTCCGCCTTATTTCGGCCGTCCCAGCCTTCCAGTTTGGCCGGTCAACATTTGCATTCGCCTTGCTCCTCGTCAATCCCTGtactctgactgtgaatgtgcCACTCAGATGATCTCAAAATTCTTTTCCTTCACTCAAAAATGCCTTGTACAAAGTTATGCTTCTCGTTCCCCAAGCTTTCTCAGAGATCTGCTGACTGATGGTGATACAACGGCCAGCATTCCGTTTCAAAAGTTGGTACAGTTTTTTTCTTGCTGGTTGTTTCGGAGCTTCAGCACCACATTAAGAATTAGTAAACGATAAAGAGTCTATAATCTAAATTCTGCTACTCCGCTTACATGTCCTTTCTAAATTCTGCATATTTTCGACAGCGACACCATTTCTATCTGTCCATACAAAACTTGCATTACGAGGCCACTCGAGACATAAGAAACGCGAGTAAATCGTCAAAATTGTCGCCAAGAAGCTCGTATGCGTGAATTACTCGTCGAAGCTCAAACCCGTTCATGACAAGCTCTTGAACAGCTTGCGGATATTCATCAATGTGTCGGACAGGGGATCCTTCTGTATGTACGCCTGCGGTAGCCGAGGACGCTGCGGCGGCAGCAACAGGAGGGGTGGATTTTGGTGTCGCcgcgtcttcttcttgcgATGCTAGCAGCGAAGCAGCGTTAGGAGGGCAGAGGAAGGGAGACATAAGTGGTGAGGAACGCTTCCGCCATCGCCTTCCGGGTACGGCCCGTTGCTTGCACCCTTGCTCATGTTgcgctttcgtttccaaagaGTGCTCCAACATGGTCTGCTCTATTTCAAAATTCGTTGCGTCAAGGTCGGAAAGTGCAATTGCTTTCTCCTGGTACTTCTTAAACGAAAGCAGGGATGCTGTTAGAAGAAGTGTAACAATCTAGGGATTCCTTCATCCTCGTCAACTCACATGTTCCATCGAATACGAAGTCTCTTTGAATGCCCGTTGTATCTGGTCCTCTTTAGATTCTTTCAGAACACGCTGCAGCTCCATATCGTCGGCCATTTGATCCGATTCCGCCATGGCCTTTGCCACTTGCATCTTATCCGCCAGCCCGGGTTGCAAACCAGGCAATCCTAAGCCCAACCCTGCTGTAGGAACCAAAGGGTCGATCACCGCATTGTAGTGGTTCCCATCATGGTACGACAACCGAATCGGTGTATCACCGGTCTTGTATTCTGCATGAAAAATATTAAGTGGCTTGGCTCCCGTATCTGGTGTGAAGACTTCAACCGGGCGATTGTACAATTCCGAAATGGCTTGGAGTTCCGGATTATTACCGTGAACGCCGTCTTGCCGCTTCCGATCGATATAAGCATGGAAAGCTTCGCCGGTCACAAAAGGTGAAAAATGCTCAGGGTCGGCGGCCATAAAATCTAAACACCGTGAACGTACTTGATCATACATTTGTGAGTCGCCATAAACTTGGATCGAGACAGCTCGAAAGAGACAATTGCCGTCGCCAGCTTGCTCGATGATTTCAAGGCCGCGAGATTTGAGCGCCTGCGAAAAAGCCTCGTCGTCACGGGTAGGCTTGGAGGTTACCACcctcgccattgtcgatgAATTTGGCATCCAGGCTCCTGAAGACATCACACCTATAGGATAGCTTTCATTGAGTGGAGGGGCTTCGTTTTCGAGAGGGTCCATTGCTGGGTCGATATCATCTTCTCGGGACTCGTAAGAAAGGTATTGTTTGCGTGGACCTGCCATAGTTGCTCTAGTACGGGCGGCAGGTTTAGAATCAGCAAAATGGCTGCGTTTCAGTGGCGATGGTTGTGCTGAAATTGACTTCGCGTCAGAATCTGGAAGGGTGTCGTTGTCGGGGAAAGCTGGGAAAACTCGCTTGCGGCAGATTGGCGACGTTCGAGTCGAGGACACTGGATTCACCGTGCAAGGAGGTACAGGTAATTGTGCAGAACTAGTACTTTCGATTTCAACGGCACTTTCGCGTAGAGATGAAGTCTCGTCGTCACAGCGGTTACCACTGTCACAACCTGGCAGCTCAACTGTTGGTTGGGCCTGGTCCTCCTGCTGCTCGTGTTGCTGGTCTACTAGCTCTCTGTGACCGCCGCTGACTTTATTTTGCTCGAGGATCCGGTGGAGTGGGAATAACACTCGCATTCTTCAGGTAAACTGCTTCGAACCTGTCCTCAATACGGAGCGAATTGGATACTCACAGTTCTCTCGCTTCTGTTCACGATGCACACGTGAATACTGTAGCAACCTACAAGAGAAAAGACAACGAGGCAGGATCCGTCAGTTCCGTTTTCAACACTCAATGCACCCTGGCTCCGCATTCAAGAAGGTCTTGCATACATGTTAGTCCTAGCAACAACGTACCGAACTGCACTGTCTTGATGTGCACTTTGACTTGCGTTGGAGCTCTTCTGCCGGTCAGGTGGAGCTTGCTGCGTTCTAAAATGTATTGTTCGGTGGTGTGCTGTCCGGTTTAGTTTTACTGTGAGTGACCAGGAGGAGTGGAACAGTAATCGTAAAACCCTATTTTGAGTCGAGAAAACCAGGGATCCTTTTTGGGATACCCGGAGCTGTTAACACGACGGTCGTCTGTGAAAACCGGTGATGACGGTCAGCCAGACCCTACATTTTATACTGCAGATAGGTGGGTATTTCGAAgggcatcgtcgtcgtcctaATGAAAGGAAAACCCGGGAGCAACATCGATGAGTCGTTCTCCCAGTGTTTGAAGCTCCCTTTGGACGCTATCTTTACTTCCACTCAGTGAAACACCTTACTCATTAAAAAGTATTGGCTGAAAATACAGGGGGCGGAGAAAAATGGATGCGCAAGAGATCGAAGTCGCTCAAACTGTTCTGCGCAATCTACAATCCGAAAAGTATAAAATCAAGAGTTACATTTTCCAGAAACCAATTAATTTGTCGGAAGTTCCGGATTATTTAGACCATATTTCGAAACCCCTGGACATCGAAACAGTTTCCGCAAACTTGGACAATGGCGTCTACGCCACCGCCAAGGATTTTTGGACAGATGCCAAGCTCATTTTCGAAAATGCAATTCTGTATCACGGCGCGAAAGAAACCAAGTGGATTGCAAAGTATGCCAAGGATCTCCTGAAGGCTttaaaaaaggaaaaggaagtcgCCGAAGGCGGTTCCAATCctcaaaagaaaaagattaGTTTAAAAATCAAGCTAGGAAAGAAGACGTCGGCACCCGATGCTGTGACTTCTTCGATTGGCCCTGACACGGTACCGTCGGCCGCAGCCCCAGCTTCAAAGCCGAAACTGAAGCTGAAATTACCTACGAAACAAAATGCGGACTCACGACCACCTTTAAAAGCTACAGCAGTTAAAGCAAAACCGACTCAACCCAAACTGAAGCTGAAGCTTTCCCTATCGAAATCGAGCTCGACGCCTGGTGCTAGCGTTGCCGCAGGTCCAGAAGCCCCCGCTTCTACACCTGCAACAGTCATGGAggattcttcgtcgataCCAGTTTCCACCTCGTCAAAAGCCAATTCAACCCCAAAAAGTCCGCTGAAAGTGGTCGGTATAGGGCGCGGAAAAGAACTTCCTAAAGCTGTTCAGGCGAGTCAGCAGGCGGCCGCTACGACGAAACCCAAAaaaacaacgaaaacaaagaagGCCTCTGCGATACCAAGCACTGCCAATGCCACGACGGTCAAAGCAAATACCGGTGGTTATGCCATGTCCACCAAGGGGAGCAATGCAATGACGGGAACGCGACAAAAGCAGTCCTTTAAAGTTTTGGCTGGTCTGAAACGACGGCAATACAAGCAAGTGGCTTGGTTCCTGCAGCCTATTACAGACAAGACCATTCTGCAAGACTACAAAGCCAAAATAAAGCATCCTATGGATATTTCGAAAATGATGTCCAAGCTTGAGCGGAATGGGTACAATTTCGTTGCGGACTTTGTCCTGGATCTACGTCGAATTTTTGCAAACTGTTTGCGATACAACACGTCTCTTAAAGATGTTTTACGACCCGTGGCTGTTGAAATGCTTCAAACAGCCGAAAACCTGTTATCAGTGTTTTTGGCCCAGCCTGAATTTGATGAGCACCAGTCTCAGCCGTATCCGCCGCTGCTATTTTGCTGGAAACTGTGCGTCCAAGTACTGGATACACTGTACAACCTTGTCAATCCATCGGATGGCCAACCAACTGTGCTGTACTTTTTGTATCCTGTCAGCCATTATTGTGGCGGGCAGTTTCCTTCAGATTACAAAGACAAGGTGCCGAAACCAATGGATTATGGTACTGTGACAGGAAACTTATTGGAAGGGCGGTATCAATCGGTGGATGACTTTGCCGCCGATTGTCGTTTGGTTATCAGCAACTGCGCGACATATTACAATGGTCGTGAGGATGGTCGACTTTATGTAGAACAGGCCAATCGACTTGGCGAGTGTCTGTCGCAGCAACTCGACCAATTAGCGCGATACATCAAATCTTCCAAGGGGGCTTCGGATCGACTCAAAGCACAAGCAACCGTGTCTTCGCTAAAACTCCCCACCCCTCCCTCGCCTTTGCTGTTGTCGATTCTTCAAGAGATACGATCCTACAAGTATACCGATAAGGCGACCAAAATCACGGAACCTGCCATGGGCCCTTTTGAGAAGCCCGTTTCGCTTACTGTCTTTCCGGATTATGCGCAGCACGTTCAAGAGCAAATGGATTTGCAGCAGGTTGAACGCAAAACCAAAGCGGACACGTACAAGACACCAGAGGATTTTGAGTACGATATTAACCTcatttttcgaaattgcGAAGCCTACAACTCCAAGCGCAATGGACATCACTTAGTCTCCATGGCCAAGTACGGCGCTCGCAAGTTTCGACAGCTGTTCTACAACAAGATGCGTGCCTTTGAAGATCCAACCTCTGTACCAGCTTTAAGCACTGAACGATCTCCCTATGCAGCAGTCGAGTCCGAATTATCGAACACGTTCCCCGATAATTCTCTTTCTGCAAACCCTTCTGCGCCGAAACGCATCAAGCTTGAGGTCCTTGGTGTGGATGCTACTCCCAGAGGCAAGGCTGCTCCTCGAATCAGTCTCACAGCTGCCCAAGTATCTTCGGCATCTAATACCGTAGAACGGACGAAGTCCCCAAAAGGCGCTGTCGGATTATCGACCTCCCTGGATCAAAGGAGGAACACATCGGGTCTGGTCAAAGCGAATCAACCAGTACCCTTGCACATTGCTATCGCAAGAGTAAAGGAGGGGTTTCCGCTAAGAAGAGCTCTGAAAAGTTTGCAGTTATGGGAGGCAGACTGCGCTGTAAGTTTACCGCATTGTACAAATTTACCTCTTCTCTACGTTACCTCATCAATTTTCATTTCAGCGATATTTTAAGGAACTGCTTCGACATCCCTGGCTCTCAGCAGCTAGACCTAAATTCATTTTTCATGTCCCCGTTCCTGTTCTGTTTCCAGAGTTGAG
The sequence above is a segment of the Phaeodactylum tricornutum CCAP 1055/1 chromosome 10, whole genome shotgun sequence genome. Coding sequences within it:
- a CDS encoding predicted protein, which gives rise to MRVLFPLHRILEQNKVSGGHRELVDQQHEQQEDQAQPTVELPGCDSGNRCDDETSSLRESAVEIESTSSAQLPVPPCTVNPVSSTRTSPICRKRVFPAFPDNDTLPDSDAKSISAQPSPLKRSHFADSKPAARTRATMAGPRKQYLSYESREDDIDPAMDPLENEAPPLNESYPIGVMSSGAWMPNSSTMARVVTSKPTRDDEAFSQALKSRGLEIIEQAGDGNCLFRAVSIQVYGDSQMYDQVRSRCLDFMAADPEHFSPFVTGEAFHAYIDRKRQDGVHGNNPELQAISELYNRPVEVFTPDTGAKPLNIFHAEYKTGDTPIRLSYHDGNHYNAVIDPLVPTAGLGLGLPGLQPGLADKMQVAKAMAESDQMADDMELQRVLKESKEDQIQRAFKETSYSMEHYQEKAIALSDLDATNFEIEQTMLEHSLETKAQHEQGCKQRAVPGRRWRKRSSPLMSPFLCPPNAASLLASQEEDAATPKSTPPVAAAAASSATAGVHTEGSPVRHIDEYPQAVQELVMNGFELRRVIHAYELLGDNFDDLLAFLMSRVAS
- a CDS encoding predicted protein, giving the protein FQKPINLSEVPDYLDHISKPLDIETVSANLDNGVYATAKDFWTDAKLIFENAILYHGAKETKWIAKYAKDLLKALKKEKEVAE